A stretch of Planococcus citri chromosome 5, ihPlaCitr1.1, whole genome shotgun sequence DNA encodes these proteins:
- the LOC135849286 gene encoding zinc finger matrin-type protein 5-like, with product MGKRYHCDYCDRSFVDEMQARKKHLNGTAHVRNRKIHYMSCRDLKTLIEEESAKEECFKFERTGQCPFEENCYRSHYSREQLQSFKQQLEDQERQEKLRDMSEIKSIESWIDKRNTVDIGTSQDPDTSHTITPYVPLESNFYNSLPPSLRRLDFTIFLDLEIPEWG from the exons atgggTAAACGTTACCATTGTGATTACTGCGACCGATCCTTCGTCGACGAAATGCAAGCTCGTAAAAAACACCTCAACGGAACAGCTCACGTGAGAAATCGCAAAATCCACTACATGTCGTGTAGAG ATCTGAAAACATTAATCGAAGAAGAATCCGCCAAAGAGGAATGCTTCAAGTTTGAGAGAACTGGCCAATGCCCTTTCGAGGAAAACTGTTACCGAAGTCATTACTCACGCGAGCAATTACAGTCTTTCAAGCAACAAC TAGAAGACCAAGAACGCCAGGAAAAGCTCCGAGACATGTCTGAAATAAAATCCATCGAGTCGTGGATAGATAAACGCAATACCGTCGATATTGGAACCAGCCAAGACCCCGATACTAGTCATACTATAACGCCATATGTACCTTTAGAATCGAATTTCTATAACTCACTGCCACCTTCGCTACGTCGCTTGGATTTCACCATTTTCCTCGACTTGGAGATACCAGAATGGGGTTAG